One Pseudoliparis swirei isolate HS2019 ecotype Mariana Trench chromosome 4, NWPU_hadal_v1, whole genome shotgun sequence genomic window carries:
- the LOC130192656 gene encoding BTB/POZ domain-containing protein KCTD12-like, producing MAQNESQSSTFPAIVELNVGGQVYVTRLETLTAVPNSLLWTKFTQSSPGDLPKDGKGRFFFDRDGFLFRYILDHLRDSELFLPEYFKERRRLQKEADFFQLPELSRRLATVSKDSSYAEDSGEPEDPELTSPVTTSSSSSSSSERTLRSPGSTAGYITIGYRGSYTIGRDIQADAKFRRVARITVCSKISLAKEVFGETLNESRDPDRPADKYTARYYLKYNFLEQAFDRLAEAGFHMVACNSTGTCSYGSNDLGEDKLWTSYTEYVFSR from the coding sequence atggCGCAAAACGAGAGCCAAAGTTCAACTTTCCCTGCTATTGTGGAGCTGAACGTGGGCGGGCAGGTGTATGTGACCCGACTTGAAACTCTCACGGCGGTGCCCAACTCTCTCCTGTGGACTAAGTTCACCCAGAGCTCCCCGGGCGACCTGCCAAAGGACGGCAAGGGGCGCTTCTTCTTCGACCGGGACGGCTTTCTGTTCCGCTACATCCTGGATCATCTGCGGGACTCCGAGCTCTTCCTGCCCGAGTACTTCAAGGAGCGCAGGAGGCTGCAGAAGGAAGCGGACTTCTTCCAGCTGCCGGAGCTGTCGCGGCGCCTGGCGACGGTCAGCAAAGACAGCTCGTACGCGGAGGACAGCGGGGAGCCGGAGGACCCCGAGCTCACCAGCCCggtcaccacctcctcctcctcctcctcctcctcggagagAACCCTGCGCTCTCCTGGGTCCACCGCCGGCTACATCACTATCGGGTACCGGGGCAGCTACACCATCGGGAGGGACATCCAGGCGGACGCGAAGTTCCGCAGGGTCGCCAGGATCACCGTCTGCAGCAAGATCTCTCTGGCCAAGGAGGTGTTCGGAGAAACCTTGAACGAGAGCCGCGACCCGGACCGCCCGGCGGACAAATACACCGCCCGGTACTACCTGAAGTATAACTTCCTGGAGCAGGCGTTCGACCGGCTGGCCGAGGCTGGTTTCCATATGGTGGCCTGTAACTCCACCGGGACCTGCTCGTACGGCAGCAATGACCTGGGGGAGGACAAACTGTGGACCAGCTACACCGAGTACGTGTTCTCCCGGTGA